The Sulfitobacter guttiformis genome contains a region encoding:
- a CDS encoding Lrp/AsnC family transcriptional regulator, with translation MLDDGDRRLLRYWQAEPSLSQAELAERAGMTAGRATRRIARMQEMGVIAGVGAVIDWTALGYAVEVSLRITLDKTQGNAFDAFLAEARMVPEVIEVQTFLGRVDVRLSIIARDMAHYQQIYRQSILSLPHISEIEALMHVARIKTSEGLPL, from the coding sequence ATGCTTGATGATGGAGACAGACGGCTGTTGCGGTACTGGCAAGCCGAGCCGAGCCTGTCTCAGGCGGAGCTCGCCGAGCGGGCGGGCATGACAGCGGGCCGTGCGACGCGGCGGATTGCACGAATGCAGGAAATGGGCGTCATCGCGGGTGTTGGGGCGGTGATAGATTGGACAGCACTTGGTTATGCGGTGGAGGTATCCCTGAGGATCACGCTCGATAAAACCCAAGGCAACGCATTCGATGCGTTTCTGGCGGAGGCCAGAATGGTTCCGGAGGTGATTGAAGTGCAGACATTTCTGGGGCGCGTTGATGTGCGTCTGTCGATCATTGCGCGCGACATGGCCCATTACCAACAGATTTACCGCCAGAGCATTTTGAGCCTACCACATATCTCGGAGATTGAAGCGCTGATGCATGTGGCGCGGATCAAGACCAGCGAGGGGCTACCCTTGTGA
- a CDS encoding dihydroneopterin aldolase, with amino-acid sequence MTSETRLAFAHPSERSAATASTDALDRISVRDHIVEVEIGAFQAERGVTQRICFNVVVEVQPLSGPVDDDVDRILSYDRVTEAIQGALALERLALLETLADRVAERILHEPQAMRVFVRIEKLDRGPGALGVEIVRARDGAPPPEVARDTIAKPELVFLSNAAIASPYLSGWLDQLQAQGRPLILCVGAADVAAPQVPHKMAQRRIDMLAIEQNAWVLAARDDRCVVVETRTELDWAMKNGQTCVWAPSKIVLDSVDTPSAQPRDAVALAAWFAATFDAAEMMVIGAGLPAQASVPLRAAPADVETL; translated from the coding sequence ATGACGTCCGAAACCCGCCTTGCCTTTGCGCACCCCTCTGAACGGTCGGCCGCGACCGCGTCTACGGACGCGCTTGACCGGATCTCAGTGCGCGACCACATCGTCGAAGTAGAGATCGGTGCGTTTCAGGCCGAGCGTGGCGTGACCCAGCGGATTTGCTTTAACGTAGTCGTCGAGGTCCAGCCGTTGAGCGGACCCGTTGACGATGACGTAGACCGCATTCTTTCTTACGACCGTGTAACGGAGGCTATTCAGGGCGCTTTGGCCTTAGAGCGACTGGCGCTACTGGAAACATTGGCTGACCGCGTAGCCGAGCGAATTTTGCACGAACCTCAAGCGATGCGGGTATTTGTGCGAATTGAAAAGCTGGACCGCGGTCCCGGTGCGTTGGGCGTGGAGATTGTGCGCGCGCGCGATGGCGCACCGCCACCCGAAGTTGCCCGTGACACAATAGCCAAGCCCGAATTGGTTTTTCTTAGCAACGCCGCCATCGCATCGCCGTATCTTTCGGGGTGGTTGGACCAGTTACAGGCACAAGGGCGGCCGCTGATCCTGTGTGTCGGAGCCGCGGACGTTGCCGCGCCCCAAGTGCCGCACAAAATGGCGCAGCGCAGGATTGACATGCTTGCAATCGAGCAGAACGCATGGGTTCTGGCCGCGCGCGACGACCGCTGCGTGGTTGTCGAGACAAGGACCGAGCTGGACTGGGCGATGAAAAATGGTCAGACTTGCGTCTGGGCGCCTTCAAAAATCGTTCTCGACAGCGTCGATACACCCTCGGCCCAACCGCGCGATGCCGTAGCACTTGCCGCGTGGTTTGCTGCGACGTTCGATGCGGCAGAAATGATGGTGATCGGGGCGGGCCTGCCGGCGCAGGCCTCGGTCCCACTGCGCGCAGCACCTGCGGATGTTGAAACGCTTTGA
- the ilvC gene encoding ketol-acid reductoisomerase, which translates to MRVYYDQDCDVNLIKDAKVAILGYGSQGHAHALNLRDSGAKNLVVALREGSPSRAKAEGEGLKVMGIAEAAAWADVIMFTMPDELQAETYKKYVHDNIRDGAAIAFAHGLNVHFGLIEPKAGVDVIMMAPKGPGHTVRGEYTKGGGVPCLVAVNQNASGKALEIGLSYCSAIGGGRSGIIETDFREECETDLFGEQAVLCGGIVELIRMGFETLVEAGYEPEMAYFECLHETKLIVDLIYEGGIANMDYSISNTAEYGQYVSGPRILPYEETKARMKAVLSDIQSGKFVRDFMLENTVGQPTLKASRRANDEHQIEIVGGKLRAMMPWISAGKMVDKAKN; encoded by the coding sequence ATGCGCGTTTATTATGACCAGGACTGTGACGTTAACCTTATCAAGGACGCAAAAGTTGCGATCCTCGGCTATGGCTCTCAGGGCCATGCACATGCGCTGAACCTGCGCGACAGTGGTGCAAAAAACCTCGTCGTCGCCCTGCGCGAAGGCTCGCCCTCCCGCGCCAAAGCCGAAGGTGAAGGCCTGAAAGTCATGGGCATCGCAGAAGCCGCCGCGTGGGCTGACGTCATCATGTTCACCATGCCCGACGAGCTTCAGGCAGAAACCTACAAAAAGTACGTTCACGACAACATCCGTGATGGCGCAGCCATCGCATTCGCCCACGGCCTGAACGTACACTTCGGCCTGATCGAGCCAAAAGCAGGCGTAGACGTAATCATGATGGCGCCAAAAGGCCCCGGTCACACTGTGCGCGGCGAATACACAAAAGGCGGCGGCGTGCCTTGCCTTGTAGCCGTGAACCAGAACGCATCTGGCAAAGCGTTGGAAATTGGTCTGTCATATTGCTCGGCAATCGGGGGCGGCCGCTCAGGTATCATCGAGACGGATTTCCGCGAAGAGTGCGAAACGGACCTGTTCGGTGAGCAGGCAGTTTTATGCGGCGGTATCGTTGAGCTGATCCGCATGGGCTTCGAGACACTGGTCGAGGCCGGATACGAGCCCGAAATGGCTTATTTCGAATGTCTTCACGAGACAAAGCTTATTGTGGACCTGATCTATGAAGGCGGTATCGCGAATATGGATTACTCGATCTCCAACACGGCCGAATACGGCCAGTACGTCTCAGGGCCGCGTATCCTGCCCTACGAAGAGACAAAGGCCCGTATGAAAGCCGTGCTGAGCGATATTCAATCCGGCAAGTTCGTACGTGACTTCATGCTGGAAAACACCGTCGGCCAGCCAACTCTTAAAGCGTCGCGCCGTGCAAACGACGAGCACCAGATCGAAATCGTTGGCGGCAAGCTGCGCGCGATGATGCCATGGATTTCCGCAGGCAAGATGGTCGACAAGGCCAAAAACTAA
- a CDS encoding aminotransferase class V-fold PLP-dependent enzyme, whose translation MALLDTVDPQGLEEFSVVFTDRSLNSMSGAFQHVMRDIHGMLCEVYGAASAVVVPGGGSYGMEAVARQFARNREVLVVRNGWFSYRWSQIIETGGLTANTTVIKARPQGNTLPAPYAPAPIEDVVAAIAAQKPQVVFAPHVETSAGVILPDGYITAMAAAAHEVGALMVLDCIASGCAWVDMTALGVDVLVSAPQKGWSAQPCAGLVMLSERAVAQLAQTKSDSFALDLGKWHAIMQAYLDGGHAYHATMPTDALRVFRDTMLETKDYGFERLKEAQWKLGEGVRAMMTDKGVRSVAADGFGAPGVVVCYTDDPEVKSGKAFMAHGMQIAAGVPLQVGEPDGFSTFRLGLFGLDKLYDVDGTLGRLKAVVDKVL comes from the coding sequence ATGGCATTACTTGATACAGTAGACCCGCAAGGGCTTGAGGAATTTTCGGTCGTGTTTACGGATCGCTCGCTTAACTCGATGAGTGGTGCGTTCCAGCATGTGATGCGTGATATTCATGGGATGTTGTGCGAGGTCTACGGTGCGGCCTCGGCGGTTGTGGTGCCTGGTGGCGGGTCTTATGGCATGGAAGCCGTGGCGAGACAGTTCGCCCGCAACCGCGAAGTGCTGGTCGTCCGGAACGGCTGGTTTTCCTACCGCTGGAGCCAGATCATCGAGACTGGGGGCCTAACCGCCAATACTACCGTCATCAAAGCGCGCCCACAGGGCAACACTTTGCCTGCCCCCTATGCGCCTGCACCCATCGAGGACGTCGTTGCAGCGATTGCCGCGCAAAAGCCGCAGGTCGTTTTTGCGCCCCATGTAGAGACATCAGCGGGCGTGATCCTTCCCGATGGCTATATTACTGCGATGGCTGCGGCGGCCCATGAAGTGGGCGCGCTGATGGTGCTGGATTGTATTGCGTCGGGCTGTGCCTGGGTTGATATGACTGCTTTGGGTGTTGATGTGCTTGTGTCGGCGCCGCAAAAAGGCTGGAGCGCCCAACCCTGCGCCGGTCTGGTGATGCTGTCGGAGCGCGCCGTGGCGCAGTTGGCGCAGACAAAATCAGACAGTTTTGCCCTTGATTTGGGGAAGTGGCACGCGATCATGCAGGCCTATCTGGACGGCGGCCATGCCTATCACGCGACTATGCCAACCGACGCACTGCGGGTTTTCCGTGATACCATGCTCGAGACTAAGGACTACGGCTTTGAGCGGCTGAAGGAAGCGCAGTGGAAGCTGGGCGAGGGTGTGCGAGCGATGATGACCGATAAGGGCGTGAGGTCGGTTGCCGCCGACGGCTTTGGTGCGCCGGGTGTTGTGGTCTGCTACACCGACGATCCAGAAGTCAAATCAGGCAAGGCATTCATGGCGCACGGTATGCAGATCGCTGCCGGTGTGCCGCTTCAGGTAGGTGAGCCCGACGGTTTCAGCACCTTCCGCCTAGGCTTGTTCGGTCTGGACAAACTCTATGATGTCGATGGCACGCTGGGCCGGTTGAAGGCGGTCGTGGACAAGGTCCTTTAA
- a CDS encoding cell wall hydrolase, giving the protein MRTLSFVRGVAIIVATACVVTLPSGASANKIAENLAKIEARGLSGISQTKLSGMSAAPSTFIRASAGSGEAIFSRTWLASQPQARGSSEFQCLAEALYFEARGETVKGQFAVAEVIRNRVKSSRFPNSYCGVINQGTGKKHQCQFSYTCDGKPEVVAEPAAFARVAKVARATIDGQSPDITNGATFYHTTAVRPSWSRKFTNTARFGVHLFYSRGARTASN; this is encoded by the coding sequence ATGCGGACTTTGAGTTTTGTACGTGGTGTAGCGATTATTGTGGCAACTGCCTGTGTGGTGACGCTCCCTTCTGGGGCTTCGGCAAACAAAATCGCTGAAAACCTCGCCAAAATTGAAGCACGCGGACTCTCGGGTATATCGCAGACCAAGCTAAGCGGTATGTCCGCTGCACCCTCCACGTTTATCAGGGCCTCAGCCGGATCAGGCGAGGCGATATTCAGCCGCACATGGCTCGCAAGCCAGCCACAGGCCAGAGGCTCCTCCGAGTTTCAGTGTCTTGCAGAGGCACTTTATTTCGAGGCACGGGGCGAGACTGTGAAAGGCCAGTTTGCTGTCGCAGAGGTGATCCGGAACCGGGTGAAATCAAGCCGCTTTCCTAATTCGTATTGCGGTGTGATCAATCAGGGCACCGGTAAAAAGCACCAGTGCCAGTTCAGCTATACCTGTGACGGCAAGCCCGAGGTCGTCGCGGAACCTGCCGCTTTTGCGCGGGTTGCCAAGGTGGCGCGTGCCACGATTGACGGGCAATCCCCCGACATCACCAATGGCGCCACGTTTTATCATACCACTGCCGTACGCCCCAGCTGGTCGCGCAAGTTTACCAATACCGCCCGCTTTGGTGTGCACCTGTTTTACAGCCGTGGCGCACGCACAGCCAGCAACTGA
- a CDS encoding Lrp/AsnC family transcriptional regulator, which yields MIEIDGIDAKLLRALARDANQSAGALGRRLGLSQPATWRRIRRLEETGVIRGRQLRLDAEKLGFGVTVFLGVKLALRGRVSLEDFERAVSAIPEVQTVEHVLGLYDYRLRVVARDLADFERVLRRRIMTLPGAGDVEANVLLSEERLPGPL from the coding sequence GTGATAGAAATCGACGGTATCGACGCAAAGTTGTTGCGGGCGCTTGCGCGGGATGCGAACCAGAGTGCGGGCGCGCTGGGACGAAGGCTGGGGCTTAGCCAACCTGCGACATGGCGCCGGATCAGGCGGCTGGAGGAGACCGGTGTCATTCGGGGCAGGCAGTTGCGCCTTGACGCAGAAAAGCTGGGTTTCGGCGTGACAGTGTTCTTGGGGGTCAAGCTGGCGCTGCGCGGGCGGGTCAGTCTGGAAGATTTCGAGCGTGCAGTGAGTGCGATCCCCGAGGTGCAGACAGTCGAGCATGTGCTGGGACTTTATGATTACCGCCTGCGGGTCGTGGCGCGGGATCTTGCCGATTTCGAGCGGGTGTTGCGGCGCCGGATCATGACCCTGCCTGGTGCGGGTGACGTGGAGGCCAACGTGCTGTTGAGCGAGGAGCGTCTTCCGGGACCGCTCTGA
- the glmM gene encoding phosphoglucosamine mutase — MTKLFGTDGVRGTANIHPMTAEMALRIGAAVGRYFRREGTSSAHRVVIGKDTRLSGYMFENALTAGLTSTGMNVLLLGPVPTPAVGLLTRSMRADLGVMISASHNPAHDNGIKFFGPDGFKLSDAVEAEIEALVEAGVEPTTAPEIGRAKRIDDSRFRYIERVKSSFPRQMRLDGLKVVIDCANGAAHHVAPMTLWELGATVIPLGVSPNGHNINDGCGSTNPQAAAETVVAHGADVGICLDGDADRVILLDEQGRVGDGDQFMALMAARWKADERLKGNALVATVMSNLGLEHFLNDRGVRLERTAVGDRYVVERMRQGGFNLGGEQSGHIVMTDYATTGDGLMAGMQFLAEMLRAEKPASALMHQFEPVPQLLENVRFAAGQLPLEDAHVQAAIAQAEDDLAGGGRLLIRKSGTEPLVRVMAEHEDAELMKRAVQSIVAAVEDAVKQ; from the coding sequence ATGACAAAGCTTTTTGGAACAGACGGCGTGCGCGGCACTGCCAACATCCACCCGATGACTGCCGAGATGGCGCTGCGCATAGGCGCTGCAGTGGGCCGGTATTTCCGGCGGGAGGGCACATCGTCCGCGCACCGTGTCGTCATTGGCAAAGATACGCGCTTGTCGGGATATATGTTCGAGAACGCACTTACGGCTGGCCTCACTTCGACGGGAATGAACGTGCTTTTGCTGGGACCCGTGCCCACACCTGCGGTCGGTCTGCTCACGCGGTCAATGCGGGCCGATCTGGGGGTGATGATTTCGGCAAGTCACAACCCCGCCCATGATAACGGCATCAAGTTTTTTGGCCCCGACGGGTTCAAGCTATCAGATGCTGTCGAGGCAGAAATCGAGGCGCTGGTCGAGGCCGGGGTTGAGCCTACGACAGCGCCAGAGATTGGCCGTGCGAAACGCATTGACGACAGCCGCTTTCGCTATATCGAGCGAGTGAAGTCCAGCTTTCCGCGCCAGATGCGTCTGGATGGGCTGAAAGTTGTAATTGATTGTGCGAACGGTGCCGCGCACCACGTGGCTCCGATGACTTTATGGGAGTTGGGTGCCACAGTGATCCCACTGGGTGTTTCGCCAAACGGGCACAACATCAACGATGGCTGCGGGTCGACCAACCCGCAGGCCGCTGCTGAAACTGTTGTGGCGCACGGGGCGGACGTGGGCATCTGCCTCGACGGGGATGCCGACCGTGTTATTCTGCTCGACGAGCAGGGGCGTGTTGGCGACGGAGACCAGTTTATGGCTCTCATGGCGGCGCGCTGGAAGGCCGACGAGCGGCTGAAGGGCAATGCGTTGGTCGCCACAGTGATGAGCAATCTAGGTCTTGAGCATTTCCTGAACGATCGCGGTGTGCGCCTTGAACGGACCGCCGTCGGTGACAGATATGTCGTCGAGCGGATGCGGCAAGGCGGTTTCAACCTGGGCGGAGAGCAATCAGGCCATATAGTGATGACCGATTATGCGACCACGGGCGATGGCTTGATGGCGGGAATGCAGTTTCTGGCAGAGATGCTGCGGGCTGAAAAGCCTGCCTCCGCGCTGATGCACCAGTTCGAACCGGTGCCGCAACTTTTGGAGAATGTCCGATTTGCAGCAGGTCAGCTGCCGCTGGAGGATGCGCATGTACAGGCTGCTATTGCGCAGGCCGAAGATGATCTGGCCGGAGGCGGTCGCCTGCTAATCCGTAAATCGGGGACCGAGCCGCTGGTGAGGGTAATGGCGGAGCACGAGGATGCGGAGCTGATGAAGCGGGCCGTGCAATCGATCGTGGCGGCCGTCGAGGATGCAGTCAAGCAATAA
- a CDS encoding putative PEP-binding protein, with the protein MQNNPDTTLITPSAPVATATHGGRAKCLQRLVRMDLPVPRTVGLSFGTVANIANGGLPDVSKIVDQFPMNALLCVRPSSQDPDWGGPGAVLNIGMNDARFESYRMSMGEQAASALYSRFIQTYAINVERLDPDMFDHIEGEGRAALQETIAAYEEEAEEKFPQSRRIQLAAVLRSMARAWNGTSARLLRQAKGAPVNAGLGLVVQQMVFGLGTGHCGSGVLQLVDSDTGAPQVTGRYLSQSQGRDALAGDTASLYLTRDPRGPSLEEKLPEAFETIKTYAGLMRQRLRAEMQVEFAIEDGVVHILDGVRVSRSSRAAVRIAVTLAQDGVISREEALMRVQPRLLTELLHRQIDPSVRRDVIGKGIAASPGAATGRLVFDSGEAQASAARGEACILVRRETSSEDVRGMHAANAVLTERGGITSHAAVIGRGIGLPCVVGASSLIFNQRDRTITAKDGRVFHAGDEMTVDGSTGQILAGAAALQEAALDEYFQTLMEWATECADIKVRANADTPQDALTARNFNAEGIGLCRTEHMFFDSGRLTVMREMIFADTSDGRRAVLERLLPMQRDDFTQLFRIMQGKPVCIRLFDPPLHEFLPMDASGQRELAEALGLPRSDVTRRIEAMREYNPMLGLRGVRLGITVPEIYDMQARAIFEAIVDASEDGEEVIAEIMIPLVSARREVEIVKAAIDAVAHAVRQERGVNFSYRLGVMVETPRAALRAGEIAPQCAFLSFGTNDLTQMTYGLSRDDAGRFMSDYVQQGVFDEDPFHTLDHEGVGELLTLGAQRGRAAQPNITLSVCGEHGGNPESIGFCRAAGFDYVSCSPFRVPVARLAAAQLAIADKIQ; encoded by the coding sequence ATGCAGAATAACCCCGACACCACGTTGATCACACCGTCCGCGCCTGTTGCCACCGCCACCCATGGCGGACGGGCCAAGTGTTTGCAGCGGCTGGTGCGTATGGATCTTCCGGTGCCGCGCACCGTCGGTCTGTCCTTTGGGACGGTGGCAAATATTGCCAACGGCGGGCTGCCGGACGTGAGCAAGATCGTCGACCAGTTTCCCATGAATGCTCTGCTGTGTGTGCGCCCTTCCAGTCAAGACCCTGATTGGGGCGGGCCGGGTGCTGTTCTCAATATCGGGATGAACGATGCACGGTTCGAAAGCTACCGCATGAGCATGGGCGAGCAGGCGGCATCAGCCCTTTATTCGCGGTTCATCCAAACCTATGCCATCAATGTCGAGCGTCTTGATCCGGATATGTTCGATCATATCGAGGGCGAAGGGCGTGCCGCGCTTCAAGAGACTATCGCCGCCTATGAGGAAGAGGCGGAAGAGAAATTTCCACAGTCACGGCGTATCCAGCTGGCAGCGGTTTTGCGGTCAATGGCGCGGGCGTGGAACGGCACTTCGGCGCGGCTTTTGCGGCAGGCCAAGGGCGCGCCAGTGAATGCGGGGCTGGGTCTTGTGGTACAGCAGATGGTATTCGGGCTGGGCACAGGGCATTGTGGATCGGGTGTTTTACAGCTCGTCGACAGCGATACAGGCGCGCCGCAGGTCACCGGCCGGTATCTGAGCCAGAGTCAGGGCCGCGACGCGCTTGCTGGTGATACAGCATCTCTCTATCTCACACGGGACCCGCGCGGACCCTCGCTAGAGGAAAAGCTGCCAGAGGCATTCGAGACGATCAAAACCTATGCCGGTCTGATGCGGCAACGGCTTCGCGCCGAAATGCAGGTCGAATTTGCGATCGAGGATGGTGTTGTTCACATACTTGACGGTGTGCGGGTTTCGCGATCGTCGCGTGCGGCGGTGCGGATTGCCGTAACGCTGGCACAAGATGGTGTAATCAGCCGTGAGGAAGCATTGATGCGGGTGCAGCCGCGCCTCCTGACGGAATTGCTGCACCGCCAGATCGACCCTTCGGTCCGGCGTGACGTTATAGGAAAAGGCATCGCTGCCAGTCCGGGTGCCGCGACGGGGCGACTGGTGTTTGACAGTGGCGAAGCGCAGGCGAGTGCTGCGCGTGGTGAGGCCTGTATTCTGGTGCGCCGCGAAACGTCGAGTGAGGATGTGCGCGGCATGCATGCGGCCAATGCTGTTCTGACCGAACGCGGCGGCATCACCAGTCATGCGGCGGTGATCGGGCGCGGTATTGGCTTGCCTTGTGTGGTTGGCGCCTCGAGCCTGATTTTCAACCAGCGTGACAGAACTATTACTGCCAAGGACGGCCGTGTGTTTCACGCAGGCGATGAGATGACAGTCGATGGCTCGACCGGTCAGATACTCGCCGGAGCTGCGGCATTACAAGAGGCCGCCCTGGACGAATACTTTCAGACGTTGATGGAATGGGCGACCGAATGCGCCGACATCAAGGTGCGTGCAAATGCTGACACTCCGCAAGATGCACTGACGGCGCGGAATTTTAACGCCGAAGGCATTGGTCTGTGCCGCACGGAGCACATGTTCTTCGACAGCGGCCGCCTGACGGTGATGCGCGAGATGATTTTCGCCGATACATCGGATGGCCGCCGTGCGGTGCTGGAGCGGTTGCTGCCGATGCAGCGCGATGACTTTACCCAGCTGTTTCGCATCATGCAGGGCAAGCCGGTGTGCATCCGCCTCTTTGATCCACCCTTGCATGAATTCCTGCCGATGGATGCTAGCGGCCAGCGCGAACTGGCCGAGGCACTGGGCCTGCCACGCTCGGATGTGACACGGCGGATCGAGGCGATGCGGGAATATAACCCCATGCTTGGCCTGCGCGGTGTGCGGCTTGGCATTACTGTGCCAGAAATCTATGACATGCAGGCCCGCGCGATTTTCGAGGCGATTGTGGACGCGAGTGAGGATGGCGAAGAGGTGATCGCCGAGATCATGATTCCGCTCGTGTCAGCGCGTCGCGAGGTCGAGATCGTCAAGGCGGCAATTGATGCGGTTGCGCATGCCGTGCGTCAGGAGCGCGGCGTGAACTTTAGCTACCGCCTTGGCGTGATGGTCGAGACACCGCGTGCGGCGCTGCGCGCAGGTGAGATTGCCCCGCAATGTGCTTTTCTCAGCTTTGGTACCAACGATCTCACGCAGATGACTTACGGCCTGTCGCGCGACGACGCGGGGCGGTTTATGTCCGACTATGTCCAGCAGGGGGTTTTCGATGAAGATCCTTTTCACACCCTCGATCATGAAGGCGTAGGCGAGTTGCTGACGCTGGGTGCGCAACGTGGCCGCGCAGCCCAGCCGAACATCACATTGTCGGTGTGTGGCGAACATGGCGGCAACCCCGAATCGATTGGATTCTGCCGCGCGGCCGGATTCGACTATGTTTCGTGTTCACCCTTCCGCGTACCGGTTGCGCGCCTCGCGGCGGCACAGTTGGCAATTGCTGATAAGATTCAATAG
- the folP gene encoding dihydropteroate synthase: MLKRFDMSRIYYRAIVQWDVARPANALMLADGWGWFTSVEALRRGAAPEVISTSDIPMQAHEALIAPRTLMPGPRPQIMGIVNTTPDSFSDGGLHAVAVDAIAGGMAMAQAGADILDIGGESTRPGAQTVDPAEEVARTVPVIAGLRAAGFDGPISIDTRKADVARAALAAGANLINDVSGFTFDPALASVAVENKVPVCVMHGPVDPATMHIDPRYDDVLLDVYDFLEARIDALEAQGIARESIIVDPGIGFGKTLEHNLALLARLSLFHSLGVPVLLGASRKRFIGTIGKVEAPRDRMAGSIAVALAGIAQGVQIVRVHDVAETAQAIALMRASVAGN, encoded by the coding sequence ATGTTGAAACGCTTTGATATGAGCCGGATATATTACCGCGCAATCGTACAATGGGATGTGGCCCGACCAGCGAACGCCCTGATGCTGGCGGACGGTTGGGGATGGTTCACAAGTGTCGAGGCACTGCGGCGTGGTGCTGCTCCGGAGGTTATCTCCACCTCGGATATCCCGATGCAGGCGCATGAGGCCCTCATCGCTCCGCGCACCTTGATGCCGGGTCCGCGCCCGCAGATCATGGGGATCGTAAACACCACGCCCGATAGCTTTTCAGACGGTGGCCTGCATGCGGTTGCTGTGGATGCCATTGCGGGGGGGATGGCCATGGCACAGGCAGGTGCCGATATTCTGGACATCGGAGGAGAGAGCACCCGACCCGGTGCGCAGACTGTCGATCCCGCCGAGGAGGTCGCACGCACTGTACCCGTCATCGCCGGGCTGCGGGCTGCTGGATTTGATGGACCTATATCGATTGATACGCGTAAGGCAGATGTGGCGCGGGCGGCGCTCGCTGCCGGCGCGAACCTGATAAACGATGTGTCCGGTTTTACTTTTGATCCGGCGCTGGCAAGCGTGGCAGTGGAAAACAAGGTGCCGGTGTGTGTCATGCATGGGCCTGTTGATCCAGCGACGATGCACATTGACCCGCGCTATGATGATGTTCTGCTGGATGTTTATGACTTCCTAGAGGCGCGGATTGACGCACTGGAGGCGCAGGGGATTGCGCGGGAAAGCATCATCGTGGACCCCGGTATTGGATTTGGCAAAACGCTGGAGCACAATCTGGCACTGCTTGCACGACTAAGCTTGTTTCATAGTCTGGGTGTGCCTGTATTGCTGGGGGCCTCGCGTAAGCGGTTCATCGGCACAATCGGCAAAGTCGAAGCGCCACGCGACCGCATGGCAGGCTCGATTGCGGTAGCCCTTGCAGGGATCGCGCAGGGTGTGCAGATTGTGCGTGTACACGATGTAGCCGAGACAGCGCAGGCCATCGCACTTATGCGCGCAAGCGTTGCAGGGAATTAA
- a CDS encoding DMT family transporter encodes MNAPPKITPLSWLMIAILGLTWGGTFMVTEVALQGGMPPFWLAASRTGVAALLMSIIWASLGCPLFSGPVGGADRANLVIIGGISSAIPFCLLAWGQQYVTSGFAGVSMASVALIILPLAHFTVAGERMTPRKTAGFLVGFVGVVILIGGQAFEATGAAFETQGRIACVMAAGCYAAGSIMLRRLPDAHPIGLATMLLIIGASMTIPVAWIVEGPPPLPSPRILAVLAFLGLVPTAGANFLRVLVVRSAGPVFMSLVNYQVPVWSVVLGGLILGEALPKSLLLAMTLILIGVGLSQYGALQRLFKR; translated from the coding sequence ATGAATGCTCCCCCGAAAATCACCCCGCTAAGCTGGCTCATGATCGCAATTCTCGGCCTCACTTGGGGCGGGACATTCATGGTGACCGAAGTTGCCCTGCAAGGCGGTATGCCTCCCTTCTGGCTCGCGGCCTCGCGCACCGGCGTTGCGGCACTTTTAATGAGTATAATTTGGGCAAGCCTGGGGTGTCCGCTTTTCTCCGGTCCGGTTGGTGGCGCTGATCGCGCAAATTTGGTGATCATCGGCGGGATCAGCTCGGCAATCCCGTTTTGCTTGCTCGCATGGGGTCAACAATATGTCACCTCTGGCTTTGCCGGCGTGTCCATGGCATCGGTCGCGCTGATCATCCTGCCGCTGGCCCATTTCACCGTCGCGGGCGAACGGATGACGCCGCGAAAAACAGCCGGATTTCTCGTCGGGTTCGTAGGCGTTGTCATTTTGATCGGTGGTCAGGCGTTCGAAGCAACCGGCGCCGCGTTTGAGACACAGGGCCGGATTGCGTGTGTGATGGCTGCCGGGTGCTACGCAGCAGGCTCTATCATGTTGCGCCGTTTGCCAGATGCACACCCGATCGGATTGGCCACAATGCTATTGATCATCGGCGCCAGTATGACAATTCCCGTCGCCTGGATAGTGGAGGGGCCGCCGCCCCTGCCCTCTCCCCGCATCCTTGCGGTACTGGCCTTCCTCGGCCTTGTCCCTACGGCAGGCGCAAATTTCCTTAGGGTACTGGTTGTCCGCAGTGCTGGTCCGGTCTTTATGTCGTTGGTTAACTATCAGGTTCCGGTCTGGTCTGTGGTGCTGGGCGGCTTGATCCTCGGGGAAGCACTTCCCAAATCGCTTTTGCTGGCCATGACCCTGATCCTGATCGGTGTAGGCCTCAGCCAGTATGGCGCCCTGCAACGGCTCTTCAAACGCTAG